The genomic segment ACCTGATTCTCGCGCTTGTGGCACGGGTTAGAGCAAACAGCTTACAAATATGTAGCATGCCTTCCGTTGAACAACATCTTGAGTCGTCAGCGAAAAGACTATGGTTGCACTCCAGGATGCTGAAGTGGATAGCTACCATAATCCGTAGTTTCAATTCGGTCAAGCCAAATTGCATGAAATCCGCTTTAAATCATGTCTTTTGCTGTAGTTTTGCCCACAACACCCGCCTTTTTTGCTAGGATTCGGCCAGTCTCGAAATTAATCCTAAGCCATTGTTTATCAAGGCAATGGTAAAAACAGATTTCAGGCAGAGGCCAAGGACGGCTAGCATAAACGAGCCTGCGCCGGGGGTTTATTCCAGGCGTCGCCGTATACCGGCGGCAAGGCAGTATCTTGAACCAAAGCAGTAGCCAGTTAATGACCGAATCCGCCGCAAAGCATGGCCACAGATAAAGAACTTTCCGACTTTCTTGAAAACGTCGAACGCCGGGCTTTCAAGCAGGCGGTTTACGCTGTCCGCAAGGATGAGTCTGCGCTGGACATCGTCCAGGACGCCATGATCAAACTGGCGGAAAAATATGGCGACAAACCGGCTGCAGAACTGCCGATGCTGTTCCAGCGCATCCTGCAAAACACAATCCATGACTATTTCCGCAGGGAAAAAGTACGCAATACCTGGGTCAGCCTGTTTTCCAGCATGGGGCATAACAATGCCGACGACGAAGACTACGACGTCCTGGAAACTTTCGAATCGCCGGAAGATTCGCAAGCCACGGAATCCAGCGCCAGTAAGCTTGAGCGTGAGCAAATTCTTAATATGATCGATCAGGAAGTACAGAAGCTCCCGGCGCGTCAACGGGAAGCCTTCCTGATGCGTTATTGGGAGGACATGGATGTTGCCGAGACCGCGGCCGCAATGGGATGCTCGGAAGGCAGCGTAAAGACGCACTGCTCTCGCGCAACGCACACTCTGGCGCTATCGCTCAAGGCCAAAGGAATCAGCTTATGAACACTAAAGAAATCAACTTCGCTTTCAAGGTGCGGCACGCACTGAATGAAAACCTGGACAGCTTGCCGACGCCGGCCGTCGACCGCCTGGCTGCTGCACGCAAGGCTGCGCTTGCGCGCAAGAAAAAAGACGCGCCGACGCGGGTGTTGGTGCGCCAGGGCGTGCTCGCCGGCCATGCTGGTAATTTCGCGGGTAACTTCTTTAACCACCGCCTGTCCTGGCTGACCCGTATCGGCGTCGCTGCGCCAATACTGGTTGGCGCGATATTGTTGTCGGGCCTGTATCAATTCGAACAGCAACACCGGATTGCGGCTGCTGCCGATATCGATGCCGCCGTGTTATCTGATGAATTACCGCCTTCGGCCTATCTCGACCGCGGCTTTAGCGCTTATCTTGCGCAACAGCAAGAACCACAACAAGACACGACTCAGCAAGAGCAATGACCCTGACCACCTATTCGAATCCGGCTGAACGCAAGGCGACAGCGAGCAAACAGAATGGCGGCGCCAGGCGTTTGATCGGTGCCGCATTTGCTTTGCTGATCAGCGGTGGCGCTGTACTGGCAGTGCTCGGACCGGCTGCACCGTCCCATGCTGCCGACATCAGTGAGCTCCCCCTCAAAGCGCCCAAGATGACCAAGGTGGCTGGCAATGCCGCCGCACCCAATTGGGTGGAGCTGACGGCATTGCAACAGCATATCCTGGAGCCGCTGGCGCCGGATTGGGACAATCTGAAACCGTCCACGCGCAAGAAATGGCTCGAGATCAGTGGCCGCTACGTCAAGATGACTCCTGCCGAACAGGAAAGGCTTCAAGCCAGGATGCGCGGTTGGGTCACCCTGACCCCGGAACAACGCCGTATCGCCCGTGAAAATTATGCACGCGCCAACAAACTGGATACCGAGCAAAGAGCATTGCGCTGGCAGCAATATCAGCAATTATCCGAAGAACAAAAGAAAGAACTGGCCGAACAGGCCACGCCACGACATAAACGGGTAACCACTCTGCCACCTGCCGCATCGATCAAACACAAGCTGACGGCACCAGCCCAGCCAGCGTCGCAGAAAAATGCGGAACAAACTGCAGTGATCGCACCGGCTGCGGCAACTGCGATATCCGTCACGCCGCCTGCGCCTGTGCCGACACCTGCGCCAGCGTCCACCGCGAAATAAGCATTTTGAATCATTCCGCGTCGCCCGTCGCCAGTAAAACTTCTATTGAGCAACAAACGCCCTCATTGAAACGCCGGTTTGGCAGCATCATGTATGAATCGATGCTGTTATTTGGCATTTTGTTTATTTCGGGGTGGATTTTTTCTACCCTGCTACAGCAACGCAGTGCCCTTTATCTGCGCCACGCTCAGCAGGCTTGGCTGTTCCTGGTGCTGACAGCGTATTTTGTCTGGTGCTGGAGCCATGGCGGCCAAACCCTGGCCATGAAAACTTGGCGCATCCGCCTGGTCAACCGCGACGGCAGTACGGTCAAGGCTGGCCGCGCAGTGCTGCGCTTTCTTCTTAGCTGGTGCTGGTTTTTGCCGGGACTTGCCTTGGCCTGGGCGCTTGGCGCGCATGCCTGGATGCTGGTCTGGGTGCCGATGGCCAATTTCATTCTCTGGTCCATGACGATTTATCTCGATCCCCAACGCCAGTTCCTGCACGACAGGATCGCCGGCACCAAGCTGGTCAACATGGCGGAAATCACCACTCCAGCCGGCAAGCATAAGTGGTATCACTAAGCCGTTATCAAGCCGCTGATTGAAGCGGCTTTTTTATATCTCCTGCTGCAATGCCAGCAACTCCTGCTCTGAAAAGCCAGCCGCTCTCCTAGCCTCCAGATTGAACGGACCGCGCAATATCGGCGCCTTGTATTGCACTGCCAAAGCGGCAAATGTCGCCAGCGGCTCCAGTTGCCGCTCTTGGCAAAGCCAGCCATACCAGCGATTGCCGATCGCTACATGGCCGATCTCATCGCCTAAGATAATGTCGATGATCGCCGCTGCCGGCTCGTCCCCGGCCTGCGCCAGCTTGGCGCGAGTACGCGGCGACGCATCCAGCCCGCGTGCTTCCATCATGCGCGGCACCAGCGCCATCCTGGCCACGATGTCGTGACTGGTTTTTTCCGTCAGCTCCCACAAGCTGTTATGCGCAGAGAAATCGCCATAGGCGAAGCCCAGAGTGCTCAAATGCGTTGCCAAAAGGCAAAAATGATAAGATTCTTCCTTTGCCACACGCAGCCAGTCGGCATAATAATCAGGCGGCATGCCGCCAAATCGCCAGATGGCGTCCAGCGCCAGGTTGATGGCGTTGAATTCGATATGCGCCAGTGCGTGAATCATAGCGGCACGCCCTTCTACCGAAGCCATGGAACGATGCTCGACTTCGCGCGGCGGCACCAGCGACGGTTGCGGCGGACGTCCGGGTATGCTGGCGACGGCAGTCAGCATGACATCGGCGTCAAGCGTCATGTCGCCAGCGCTCCATGCCGCGGCCATCGCTTCAACCGCGGCGACTTTAGTTGCAACATCGGCCTCGCACAGGCATTGCAAGGCGACCGAACGCAGCTCGGCCTTGACCGCGCTATCTGCTGCAAAGCGAGAATCAGACGAATGGTTCATGTTGACAGCGGTAAAATGGCGGCAAGGTTGAAAAATCGGAATATGGACATATTTACAGACATTGATTAACGGCATCCAGCATTTTACGGAGATTTATGGCCATCTACCAATTGGGTGAACATGCCCCCGACATCGCGCCGTCAGCTTATATTGCGCCATCCGCCAACCTGATCGGCAAGGTCAGGGTCGAAGCCGACGCCAGCGTCTGGTTCGGCGTCACGATTCGCGGTGACAATGAATTGATCACTGTCAGCCAGGGCAGCAATGTGCAAGAAAGCAGCACA from the Collimonas arenae genome contains:
- a CDS encoding RNA polymerase sigma factor → MATDKELSDFLENVERRAFKQAVYAVRKDESALDIVQDAMIKLAEKYGDKPAAELPMLFQRILQNTIHDYFRREKVRNTWVSLFSSMGHNNADDEDYDVLETFESPEDSQATESSASKLEREQILNMIDQEVQKLPARQREAFLMRYWEDMDVAETAAAMGCSEGSVKTHCSRATHTLALSLKAKGISL
- a CDS encoding DUF3106 domain-containing protein is translated as MTLTTYSNPAERKATASKQNGGARRLIGAAFALLISGGAVLAVLGPAAPSHAADISELPLKAPKMTKVAGNAAAPNWVELTALQQHILEPLAPDWDNLKPSTRKKWLEISGRYVKMTPAEQERLQARMRGWVTLTPEQRRIARENYARANKLDTEQRALRWQQYQQLSEEQKKELAEQATPRHKRVTTLPPAASIKHKLTAPAQPASQKNAEQTAVIAPAAATAISVTPPAPVPTPAPASTAK
- a CDS encoding RDD family protein, coding for MKRRFGSIMYESMLLFGILFISGWIFSTLLQQRSALYLRHAQQAWLFLVLTAYFVWCWSHGGQTLAMKTWRIRLVNRDGSTVKAGRAVLRFLLSWCWFLPGLALAWALGAHAWMLVWVPMANFILWSMTIYLDPQRQFLHDRIAGTKLVNMAEITTPAGKHKWYH
- a CDS encoding DUF3619 family protein, with product MNTKEINFAFKVRHALNENLDSLPTPAVDRLAAARKAALARKKKDAPTRVLVRQGVLAGHAGNFAGNFFNHRLSWLTRIGVAAPILVGAILLSGLYQFEQQHRIAAAADIDAAVLSDELPPSAYLDRGFSAYLAQQQEPQQDTTQQEQ
- a CDS encoding ferritin-like domain-containing protein — protein: MNHSSDSRFAADSAVKAELRSVALQCLCEADVATKVAAVEAMAAAWSAGDMTLDADVMLTAVASIPGRPPQPSLVPPREVEHRSMASVEGRAAMIHALAHIEFNAINLALDAIWRFGGMPPDYYADWLRVAKEESYHFCLLATHLSTLGFAYGDFSAHNSLWELTEKTSHDIVARMALVPRMMEARGLDASPRTRAKLAQAGDEPAAAIIDIILGDEIGHVAIGNRWYGWLCQERQLEPLATFAALAVQYKAPILRGPFNLEARRAAGFSEQELLALQQEI